The Globicephala melas chromosome 20, mGloMel1.2, whole genome shotgun sequence genome contains a region encoding:
- the LRRC3C gene encoding leucine-rich repeat-containing protein 3C: MLAVGMEFSGLILHLRGFFFPRSYSTPGLCQSAAMLPPAGHLLSLLLVIGTGGTVPSPRLSPQGCYVAEEAGERTFRCSQAGLRAVPTGIPNDTRKLYLDANRLASVPAGAFQHLPVLEELDLSHNVLAHVSGAAFQGLAGTLRHLDLSVNQLASVPVEAFAELQIQVNLSANPWRCDCALQEVLRRVRLAPGTETGIVCGPGARSDLVGQQFLPLVEEEELCGTGRGGARHSTDVALLVTMGGWLVLVVAYLAQYVWENRDGTRRPLKRAPVPPVHSEDSSTLSTVV, from the coding sequence ATGCTGGCCGTGGGAATGGAATTCTCTGGACTCATTCTTCATTTACGGGGCTTTTTCTTCCCCAGATCCTACTCCACTCCAGGACTATGCCAATCTGCGGCCATGCTCCCACCAGCTGGTCACCTCCTGTCCCTGCTGCTGGTGATAGGAACAGGGGGGACTGTGCCCAGCCCCCGGCTGTCTCCCCAGGGCTGCTACGTGGCAGAAGAAGCTGGGGAGCGGACATTCCGCTGCAGCCAGGCAGGCCTGAGGGCTGTGCCCACCGGCATCCCTAACGACACCCGCAAGCTCTACCTGGACGCCAACCGGCTGGCGTCCGTGCCGGCTGGGGCCTTCCAGCACCTGCCTGTCCTGGAGGAGCTGGATCTATCCCATAATGTCCTTGCCCACGTCTCAGGGGCCGCTTTCCAGGGCCTGGCGGGCACGCTGCGCCACCTCGACCTCTCTGTCAACCAGCTGGCCTCGGTGCCCGTGGAGGCCTTTGCGGAGCTGCAGATCCAAGTGAACCTGTCTGCCAACCCGTGGCGCTGCGACTGTGCCCTGCAGGAGGTGCTTCGGCGGGTGAGGTTGGCACCAGGCACTGAGACGGGCATCGTCTGTGGCCCGGGAGCCCGATCAGACCTCGTGGGGCAACAGTTCCTGCCGCTGGTCGAGGAGGAAGAGCTGTGTgggacggggcggggcggggcccggCACAGCACCGACGTGGCCCTGCTGGTCACCATGGGGGGCtggctggtgctggtggtggctTATCTGGCCCAGTACGTGTGGGAGAACCGGGATGGGACCC
- the ORMDL3 gene encoding ORM1-like protein 3 gives MNVGTAHSEVNPNTRVMNSRGIWLSYVLAIGLLHVVLLSIPFVSVPVVWTLTNLIHNMGMYIFLHTVKGTPFETPDQGKARLLTHWEQMDYGVQFTASRKFLTITPIVLYFLTSFYTKYDQIHFILNTVSLMSVLIPKLPQLHGVRIFGINKY, from the exons ATGAATGTGGGAACAGCACACAGCGAGGTGAACCCCAACACGCGGGTGATGAACAGCCGTGGCATCTGGCTGTCCTACGTGCTGGCCATCGGGCTCCTCCACGTCGTGCTGCTCAGCATTCCCTTTGTGAGCGTCCCCGTCGTCTGGACCCTCACCAACCTCATCCACAACATG GGCATGTACATCTTCCTGCACACGGTGAAGGGGACCCCCTTTGAGACCCCAGACCAGGGCAAGGCGAGGCTGCTAACCCACTGGGAGCAGATGGACTATGGAGTGCAGTTCACGGCATCTCGGAAATTCCTGACCATCACACCCATCGTGCT GTACTTCCTCACCAGCTTCTACACCAAGTACGACCAGATCCATTTCATCCTCAACACTGTGTCCTTGATGAGCGTGCTCATCCCCAAGCTGCCGCAGCTCCATGGAGTCCGGATTTTTGGAATCAATAAGTACTGA